One window from the genome of Cryptomeria japonica chromosome 6, Sugi_1.0, whole genome shotgun sequence encodes:
- the LOC131069953 gene encoding ethylene-responsive transcription factor ERF096-like, translating into MSTRSNDEGSLWSAISHYLPAYQFSSSNTANVPSKPAATVLPEDEHQYSVNSTPQSCSSEENGGKRKGRENHYRGVRFIKTRRKYAAEIRNLEKKGSRLWLGSFDTAEAAAAAYDRAAFQMRGSRAILNFPLNFGSGVYVDFYSQSSSSHAPSDIPNRKRRKRVEEEHPSEVGLDNP; encoded by the coding sequence ATGAGCACACGATCAAATGACGAAGGCAGTTTGTGGAGTGCAATTTCCCACTATTTGCCTGCCTATCAGTTCTCTTCCAGTAATACCGCGAATGTTCCTTCAAAACCAGCCGCCACAGTTTTGCCGGAGGATGAGCACCAATATTCTGTAAATAGCACTCCACAAAGTTGTTCCTCGGAAGAAAACGGAGGGAAAAGGAAAGGAAGAGAAAATCATTACAGGGGAGTGAGGTTCATTAAAACTCGCCGTAAATATGCTGCGGAAATCAGAAACCTAGAGAAGAAAGGTTCAAGACTTTGGCTCGGCAGCTTTGATACGGCAGAAGCAGCTGCAGCGGCATATGATCGTGCGGCTTTCCAAATGCGCGGTTCCAGAGCTATTCTCAACTTCCCTCTTAACTTTGGGTCTGGGGTTTATGTGGATTTCTATTCTCAATCTTCCTCTTCTCATGCTCCCTCAGATATACCAAATCGAAAGAGGAGAAAAAGGGTTGAAGAAGAACATCCATCAGAAGTGGGTCTGGATAATCCATAG